One Streptomyces sp. R28 DNA window includes the following coding sequences:
- a CDS encoding NUDIX domain-containing protein, producing the protein MTTTPDFATYIAGLPRVLAGAAALFRDEEGRVLLVEPNYREGWALPGGTIESDDGETPRQGARRETAEEIGLDRELGRLLAVDWVHGTGRPPLVAYLYDGGVLGEDDFKAIRLQEEELLSWRLVPRDEITGHLPGALGRRVLAALDILADGGGTAELENGHRVG; encoded by the coding sequence ATGACCACCACGCCAGACTTCGCCACGTACATCGCGGGTCTCCCCCGCGTCCTCGCCGGGGCCGCTGCCCTCTTCCGTGACGAGGAAGGCCGGGTGCTGCTCGTGGAGCCCAACTACCGTGAGGGCTGGGCGCTTCCGGGCGGCACGATCGAGTCCGACGACGGTGAGACCCCACGGCAGGGCGCGCGCCGTGAGACGGCCGAGGAGATCGGCCTCGACCGCGAGCTGGGCCGGCTGCTCGCGGTGGACTGGGTGCACGGGACGGGGCGGCCGCCGCTGGTGGCGTACCTGTACGACGGCGGGGTCCTCGGCGAGGACGACTTCAAGGCGATCCGGTTGCAGGAGGAGGAGCTGCTGTCCTGGCGGCTGGTTCCGCGCGACGAGATCACCGGTCATCTGCCCGGCGCCCTGGGTCGCCGTGTCCTGGCCGCCCTGGACATCCTCGCGGACGGCGGCGGGACGGCGGAGCTGGAGAACGGTCACCGGGTGGGGTGA